In Vibrio sp. JC009, a single window of DNA contains:
- a CDS encoding ATP-binding protein, which yields MRQSIFTKLFVSILSVSLLMLVAMIFTINSSFKEGLQQYLNDKEIEQLELLAEYAKDYYSNESGWAEFALQPGAWPLLLSKIGEMPPPPRLADPKVQRTFTEAALPEGNPATQSFVPLVFRINLLGIDHKRIHGDPKNLRAPGPEEQVRQIAIKVNDQAVGWLRVVQKKELPPGIADGFLKSQTSNFTIIASVSFFVSFVIAFVLVRHFLSPLKALHGGAKAIESGDFDYRIPKTTTDEFGDLIESYNQLNVNLKRQKEQREQWISDISHELRTPLAVLRGEVEAIQDGIRQPDEKNLSALHNHIISLGSLVDDLHQLSVSDSGARYDTSHQVDVIGILNQVTSSFDLRMKQKNIDLQVVYQQDQQLAINGDKLALTQLFTNLLENSLRYTDSKGVVAVGLIQNEQYLKVFVEDSDPAVPDEALIRLFDRLFRVDKSRSRASGGSGLGLSICKNIVEAHNGGITASHSLLGGLKIECWLPKS from the coding sequence GTGCGCCAGTCGATATTTACCAAGCTGTTTGTGTCTATTTTATCAGTAAGCTTACTTATGCTGGTGGCGATGATATTTACTATTAACAGCAGTTTTAAGGAAGGGCTGCAGCAGTATCTGAACGATAAGGAAATAGAGCAGCTTGAGCTTTTGGCAGAGTATGCCAAAGACTACTATTCAAATGAAAGTGGCTGGGCCGAATTTGCGTTGCAACCTGGTGCCTGGCCTCTGTTATTAAGTAAGATTGGGGAGATGCCGCCTCCGCCAAGACTGGCTGATCCAAAAGTCCAGCGGACATTTACAGAAGCAGCACTTCCGGAGGGTAATCCGGCAACCCAGAGTTTTGTTCCTCTGGTTTTTCGTATTAACTTGCTGGGTATTGATCACAAGCGAATTCATGGCGATCCTAAAAATCTCAGAGCTCCGGGGCCTGAAGAGCAGGTTCGGCAGATCGCGATAAAAGTAAATGATCAGGCAGTAGGCTGGCTGAGGGTTGTGCAAAAGAAAGAACTGCCACCCGGTATCGCAGATGGCTTCCTGAAATCTCAAACCAGTAACTTTACCATTATCGCTTCGGTGTCGTTTTTTGTATCTTTCGTCATAGCCTTTGTTCTGGTTCGTCACTTTTTATCTCCGCTAAAAGCCTTACATGGCGGTGCGAAAGCGATAGAAAGTGGTGACTTTGATTACCGGATCCCAAAGACAACAACGGATGAGTTTGGCGATTTGATAGAGAGTTATAACCAGCTCAATGTGAACCTTAAAAGGCAAAAAGAGCAGCGAGAGCAGTGGATCTCCGATATCTCCCATGAGCTCAGAACCCCCCTTGCTGTTCTGAGGGGAGAAGTGGAAGCGATACAAGATGGAATTCGCCAGCCGGATGAGAAAAATCTGAGCGCGCTTCATAATCATATTATTTCCCTTGGCAGCCTGGTGGATGATCTGCATCAGCTCTCTGTCTCTGATTCCGGAGCAAGATACGATACAAGTCATCAGGTGGATGTTATCGGTATCCTGAATCAGGTGACCTCAAGTTTTGATCTGAGAATGAAGCAGAAGAACATAGATTTGCAGGTTGTTTATCAGCAGGATCAGCAACTGGCTATCAATGGTGACAAGCTGGCTTTAACCCAGCTGTTTACCAACCTGCTGGAAAACAGCCTCAGATATACCGATTCAAAAGGCGTTGTTGCTGTGGGCCTGATACAGAATGAGCAGTACCTGAAGGTGTTTGTTGAAGACAGCGATCCTGCTGTTCCCGATGAAGCTCTGATCAGATTGTTCGACCGTCTTTTCCGTGTGGACAAATCCAGAAGCAGAGCCAGCGGTGGTTCCGGGTTGGGATTATCCATCTGCAAGAACATTGTTGAGGCACATAACGGAGGCATCACAGCCTCGCATTCACTCCTCGGCGGCCTGAAAATCGAGTGCTGGTTGCCTAAAAGCTAA
- a CDS encoding efflux RND transporter periplasmic adaptor subunit produces MKLNPITITITLISASAIFGAAAYNGSKMPEPKQSKAAEEQKMEQPVAKPAAVVQLQKIAVQNTSASSYQAEVTGYGEAHSKYELSYTSEVSGRVKSISKDFETGMVVKKGTILAKIDDTSYQQALANAKADVAQAKLDLLEEQREAVQAKSEWERSGLKGEPDSPLVLHEPQLENAKATLQNAEMALKTAQQDLDNTIVKAPFDALIVTTDILPGSYIQTGTQVATLYSIDNLEIEIPLSGLQWANLPQPSNSTLEKGDWTVTLTSPDSHYEWQGYVDRSELHLNEDTRQRSIVVVVDKPLEQEYQLLPGTFVQASIPGNSMNNLWELPSSAVSQQGNIWTVNSDGLLTKSVADVQFAKQDKVYVSPVTEQPVAQVVKRPLSSFQANMKVTPVVEGDHE; encoded by the coding sequence ATGAAACTGAATCCAATTACCATCACTATTACTCTGATTTCTGCCTCGGCCATTTTTGGCGCAGCGGCATACAATGGCTCTAAGATGCCAGAACCAAAGCAGTCAAAAGCAGCTGAAGAACAGAAGATGGAACAACCAGTAGCAAAACCGGCAGCAGTTGTTCAATTGCAGAAAATCGCTGTACAGAACACCTCTGCTTCCAGCTATCAGGCAGAAGTAACCGGATACGGTGAAGCACACTCAAAGTATGAGCTTAGCTACACCAGCGAAGTAAGTGGCCGCGTTAAGAGCATAAGCAAAGATTTTGAAACCGGTATGGTGGTTAAAAAAGGCACCATTCTGGCCAAAATCGACGACACCAGTTATCAGCAGGCTCTGGCTAATGCAAAAGCCGATGTAGCCCAGGCCAAACTGGATCTGCTTGAAGAGCAGCGTGAAGCTGTTCAGGCTAAATCTGAGTGGGAACGTTCAGGACTAAAAGGAGAGCCGGACTCTCCACTGGTACTTCATGAACCTCAGCTGGAAAATGCAAAAGCTACGCTGCAAAACGCAGAAATGGCATTGAAAACAGCGCAGCAGGACCTGGATAATACCATTGTCAAAGCACCTTTTGATGCCCTGATTGTCACCACGGATATCCTGCCAGGCAGCTATATCCAGACCGGAACTCAGGTTGCTACTCTGTATAGCATCGACAACCTGGAAATAGAAATTCCTCTTTCTGGTCTGCAGTGGGCAAATCTACCTCAACCAAGCAACAGCACTCTGGAAAAAGGTGACTGGACGGTAACACTGACCAGTCCGGACAGTCATTATGAATGGCAGGGTTATGTTGACCGCAGCGAGCTACACCTTAACGAAGACACTCGCCAGCGTTCAATTGTCGTGGTGGTAGATAAGCCTCTTGAGCAGGAATATCAGCTACTGCCTGGCACCTTTGTACAGGCAAGCATCCCCGGAAACAGCATGAACAACCTTTGGGAACTGCCTTCTTCCGCAGTTTCGCAGCAGGGCAATATCTGGACGGTAAACAGTGACGGGCTGCTGACCAAGTCTGTTGCCGACGTACAATTTGCAAAGCAGGACAAGGTATATGTTTCACCTGTAACAGAGCAACCCGTAGCACAAGTGGTTAAAAGGCCATTGAGCAGCTTCCAGGCAAACATGAAAGTAACTCCAGTTGTTGAGGGTGACCATGAGTAA
- a CDS encoding TolC family protein codes for MTFKYSILSLMLVGLIGCSSTSDLQYSEQATDTTNQTSITLVEKYISEHQQASDATEEPLLITDLVNIPELSQYIETALESSPSLQQSISALKILYAQKGYTDSDRIPSVDATFKAQDEEDSDETYTGDLTVSWELDLWSKISADVAAADKDIANSQASLQETQDVLVANIMQAWLKISLNQQLVEIEKRRLSAYKNNETLVLERYRAGLGSLEDLDNAKTNSSSTLSTLAEYEENLEQSKRDLILLTGQWSGEEQQLNIPSQFPDVLNPLSEMSDQTLARRPDLKAAFYSIEAESLRTESAYKALLPSISLSASLTDAATSPSEALFTNPLWSLLGQVSAPIFQGGKLRASAKMQELTTEKAFWEYQDTLLTAVNEVEDAIGQEYALTKQQDHLGDAYESALRSFNTYEEKYRQGLVDILDLLTIQQQTYDKEAQLVNATYNRLVNRIDLGLALGLGTKA; via the coding sequence ATGACCTTTAAATATTCCATTCTTTCACTGATGCTTGTTGGACTGATCGGGTGCTCCAGCACCAGTGATTTGCAATACTCAGAACAGGCAACAGATACAACAAACCAGACAAGTATTACTCTGGTTGAAAAGTATATCTCTGAACATCAGCAAGCGTCTGATGCAACAGAAGAGCCATTGCTGATCACAGATCTGGTGAACATTCCGGAGCTGAGTCAATATATTGAAACGGCACTCGAGAGCAGTCCGAGCCTGCAACAGAGCATATCTGCACTGAAAATTCTCTATGCGCAGAAAGGCTATACCGACTCAGATCGTATACCTTCTGTTGATGCAACCTTTAAAGCACAGGACGAAGAAGATTCCGATGAAACCTATACCGGAGATCTAACCGTAAGCTGGGAGCTGGATCTGTGGAGCAAAATCAGTGCTGACGTCGCTGCCGCCGATAAAGATATCGCTAACTCTCAGGCAAGTTTGCAGGAAACTCAGGATGTGCTGGTTGCCAATATTATGCAGGCATGGCTGAAAATAAGCCTGAATCAGCAGCTGGTAGAAATCGAAAAGCGTCGTCTGTCTGCCTACAAAAATAACGAAACCCTGGTACTGGAGCGCTACAGAGCCGGACTAGGCAGCCTGGAAGATTTGGATAACGCAAAAACCAACAGCTCATCGACGCTTTCCACTCTTGCGGAATATGAAGAAAATCTGGAGCAGAGCAAACGCGATTTGATTCTGTTAACCGGTCAGTGGAGCGGTGAAGAACAGCAGCTGAACATACCGTCACAGTTCCCGGATGTGTTAAACCCGCTAAGCGAAATGTCAGATCAGACGCTGGCCCGTCGCCCGGATCTTAAAGCGGCATTCTATTCCATCGAAGCTGAATCACTTCGCACCGAGTCTGCCTATAAAGCACTGCTGCCTTCTATCAGTCTGTCAGCCAGCCTTACTGATGCAGCAACATCACCGAGCGAAGCTCTGTTTACCAATCCGCTGTGGAGTCTGCTTGGTCAGGTTTCTGCACCTATCTTCCAGGGTGGCAAACTAAGAGCATCTGCGAAAATGCAGGAACTCACCACGGAAAAAGCATTCTGGGAATATCAGGACACTCTTCTGACTGCGGTCAATGAAGTAGAAGACGCCATCGGTCAGGAATACGCATTAACAAAGCAGCAGGACCACCTGGGCGACGCCTATGAAAGTGCGCTGCGCAGCTTTAACACCTATGAAGAAAAGTACCGTCAGGGTCTGGTGGATATTCTTGATTTGCTGACTATCCAGCAGCAGACCTATGACAAGGAAGCACAACTTGTCAACGCAACCTACAACCGTCTAGTTAACCGAATTGATTTAGGCCTGGCTCTTGGCCTGGGGACAAAAGCATGA